The segment ATCGTCACAAATTTCGGCTCTTTAATAGAGGTTAGCAGATTTTTTATTTTCTGAACCTGTGGAGAAAATCGACGATTAAACCCTACCATTAAGATCGGTGAGGCGCGAGGAGTGAGGCGTGAAGAGTAAACTGATTCTATTTCGGTCAAACCATTCCGGTCAATTGCCAGGGGCTTTTCAACAAACACATGCTTCCCTGCTTTCAGCGCCCGGCATACCAGTGGAACATGACTATTATGTTGCGTGGAAATAACAACGGTATTGATATCTTTGTTTTCAAAAAAAGTCTCTTCATCCGTTGTCGTTTCATCAAAACCAAATTTCTTGCCGGCATGAACACCGCTCACACCGCCTCGGGAAGCGACACTCTTTAAATGGACCCCTGTCTTCTTAAATGCCGGAATGAGTACCGCGGAAGCGTAATTACCTGAGCCGATAAATCCGACGACTACTTTAGAAGACGTTAGGGGTGAGGCGTGAGGCGTGAGGGGAGATGAGGAAGAAAGAGAAACCGTCTGAAGACGAAGATCTCGTTCAGTTTTTTCCTTTTCGGATGGGTATTGAAGCAAAATTCCAAGGGAAGGATCGCTCCCTCCAACCAGTTGATACGCTTCACCCGCCTTATCAAGAGGAAACCGATGAGAAATCAAGGGATTCACATCCAACTTTTTGGAAGCTAATAGATCCAGAACCGCCTCAAAATTCCGCTGTTCCGTCCACCGGACATATCCCACCGGATAATCCTGCCCCTTTTCTTCATAAGCCGGATCATAGCGGCCGGGGCCATAGGAACAAGAAACCTGAAAAGTGAGCTCTTTTTCAAAAAAATCTCCCCGTGAGAGTTCCAAACCGACGACTCCCACCAAAACAATTCTCCCCTTCTTACGGCACATTAAAGCGGCCTGATGCATCGGTTCATTGCTTTTTGTCGAAGCGGTAATCAGTACCCCATCTACCCCTCTTCCCCTTGAAAAAGCCATGGCTCCGGCAATGGGATCTTCTCCAGCGGAAAGGTTGACCGTTTCCGCGCCAAAATGCCCGGCTAACTTTAATTTTTCTGAATCAAAATCAATGCCTAATACATGACAGCCCTGCGCTTTTAATATTTGGACGGTGATCAACCCGATAAGCCCTAAACCAGTCACCACAAAAAATTCGCCTAAAGTCGGCTGAGCCAGCCGAATTCCCTGGAGGGCGATGGCTCCAATCACCGTAAAAGCCCCCTCTTCATCACTCACACTCTCCGGAATTTTGGCGCAAAGGTTTACAGGGACGCTGACCACTTCGGCATGTTTTCCATTCGAGGCGACCCGGTCTCCCACATTAAAACCTGAAACTCCTTCACCCACTTCGATCACCACGCCGGCATTGCAATATCCCATCGGCAAGAGCTGATCCAGTTTATTCCGAACCGCATCGAGTGTCGGTAGAAGCCCGTCGGTTTTGACCTTCTCCAAGACCATCCGTACTTTGTCCGGCTGTTGGCGCGCCTTTTCAATAAGATTGGCTTTGCCAAATTCCACCAGCATCCGCTCGGTTCCTGCGGAAACAAGGCTGTTTGTGGTTCTAATGAGCAGATGCCACGGTTTCACCTGGGGACAAGGGACCTCCACCAGCTCCGTTTCACCCGATTTCAAATTTTGTAGTATCTGTTTCATAATCAATAACTTTTCACTCTGAGTTTTTTACCAGGTCTCTCTAACTGTTTTATCTCATTAAAAAGTTCATCGACGTTTTTATGTTTAAAAAACTCTTTTTTTATTTTGGTGTAATCTCCATAGCCCGATTCATATTCTAAAATAAATCTTGTCGCGTTGATTAACCCAAGGTTTTTTACAAGTATTTTCCATCCCGCTTCTCGTAATTCCGGACTGCTCAATAT is part of the Nitrospirota bacterium genome and harbors:
- a CDS encoding bi-domain-containing oxidoreductase encodes the protein MKQILQNLKSGETELVEVPCPQVKPWHLLIRTTNSLVSAGTERMLVEFGKANLIEKARQQPDKVRMVLEKVKTDGLLPTLDAVRNKLDQLLPMGYCNAGVVIEVGEGVSGFNVGDRVASNGKHAEVVSVPVNLCAKIPESVSDEEGAFTVIGAIALQGIRLAQPTLGEFFVVTGLGLIGLITVQILKAQGCHVLGIDFDSEKLKLAGHFGAETVNLSAGEDPIAGAMAFSRGRGVDGVLITASTKSNEPMHQAALMCRKKGRIVLVGVVGLELSRGDFFEKELTFQVSCSYGPGRYDPAYEEKGQDYPVGYVRWTEQRNFEAVLDLLASKKLDVNPLISHRFPLDKAGEAYQLVGGSDPSLGILLQYPSEKEKTERDLRLQTVSLSSSSPLTPHASPLTSSKVVVGFIGSGNYASAVLIPAFKKTGVHLKSVASRGGVSGVHAGKKFGFDETTTDEETFFENKDINTVVISTQHNSHVPLVCRALKAGKHVFVEKPLAIDRNGLTEIESVYSSRLTPRASPILMVGFNRRFSPQVQKIKNLLTSIKEPKFVTMTVNAGMIPANHWTQDPIAGGGRIIGEGCHFIDLLRFLVGFPIVSVQAVKLGESGVSLEDKVSFTLGFQDGSVGTVHYMANGHKSFPKERLEIFCAGRILQLNNFRQLQGFGWPGFKKMNLWRQDKGNGACAAAFVNAVREGKSSPIPFDELVEVTRVSFDIIDAMRT